Proteins from a single region of Belliella baltica DSM 15883:
- a CDS encoding HPP family protein — protein sequence MKKKKLKKSFQKARYIVYKETRHNPRDNAWSFFGGFLGLSTIGILQGLFHTDDNSDILFLIGAFGATSVILFGNPHGPFAQPRNLFLGSLISAVIGVTVYKFFYIESMIWFSPALSVSLAILAMQYTKTLHPPGGAIALIANIGSDEIKSMGYFYVINPILTGIIILFVMAILFNNLSKNRVYPYRDEEIRPLKYGEKVYFWKKETKQTEF from the coding sequence ATGAAAAAGAAAAAGCTGAAAAAGTCCTTCCAAAAAGCCCGATACATTGTCTATAAAGAAACGAGACACAACCCAAGGGATAATGCATGGTCTTTTTTTGGTGGCTTTTTAGGTTTAAGTACTATAGGCATCCTTCAAGGACTCTTCCACACTGATGACAATTCGGATATTTTATTTTTGATTGGAGCATTTGGAGCCACCTCAGTCATATTATTCGGCAATCCTCACGGTCCATTTGCTCAACCCAGAAATTTATTCTTGGGAAGCTTAATCTCGGCAGTTATTGGAGTTACAGTTTATAAGTTTTTTTACATTGAATCAATGATCTGGTTTTCACCTGCATTGTCTGTTTCATTGGCTATTCTGGCCATGCAATACACCAAAACTTTACATCCTCCCGGGGGTGCCATTGCCTTGATTGCCAACATCGGTTCGGATGAAATCAAATCAATGGGATACTTTTATGTCATCAACCCGATCCTGACCGGTATCATCATTCTTTTTGTAATGGCTATTTTATTTAATAATTTATCCAAAAACAGGGTTTATCCATACAGAGATGAAGAAATCCGGCCTTTAAAATATGGAGAGAAAGTCTATTTTTGGAAAAAGGAAACCAAACAGACTGAATTTTAA
- a CDS encoding cytochrome C oxidase subunit IV family protein, with amino-acid sequence MKNENLFTLSVLIGLTLTTALIVSFWGDSRLLSLMVMGIAGVKFYLVAFEFMELRKAHVFWKIATIMVGMLVVIVVGMSF; translated from the coding sequence ATGAAAAATGAAAATTTATTTACGCTCTCGGTTTTGATAGGATTGACTTTGACTACTGCACTGATAGTCAGTTTTTGGGGAGATTCAAGGCTACTGTCTCTTATGGTTATGGGAATCGCAGGGGTCAAGTTTTATTTGGTAGCCTTTGAGTTTATGGAATTGAGAAAAGCGCATGTTTTCTGGAAGATTGCAACTATCATGGTAGGGATGTTGGTCGTGATAGTGGTGGGGATGTCTTTTTGA
- a CDS encoding c-type cytochrome: MLSKSQARTFFLGGTVVTFLIFIGLTIYSMAPSNDQSNHQNITEQVIKGKHIWETNNCMGCHAILGEGGYYAPELTKVIDRKGAPMVKAILQSPIPWAPNGRKMVAYEMSDEDAEAMVEYLKWIGEIDLNGFERIVSPLAKDKIKD; the protein is encoded by the coding sequence ATGCTATCAAAATCACAGGCAAGGACATTCTTTCTGGGTGGTACGGTGGTGACCTTTCTGATATTTATCGGATTGACCATTTATTCCATGGCTCCCAGCAATGACCAGTCCAATCATCAGAACATTACCGAACAGGTAATCAAAGGCAAGCACATTTGGGAAACCAATAATTGCATGGGTTGCCACGCTATTCTGGGAGAAGGTGGCTACTATGCTCCTGAGCTTACCAAAGTCATCGATAGGAAGGGAGCCCCTATGGTAAAGGCTATCCTTCAATCTCCGATTCCATGGGCTCCCAATGGAAGGAAAATGGTAGCCTATGAAATGAGCGACGAAGATGCAGAAGCCATGGTTGAATACCTCAAGTGGATTGGGGAGATCGACCTCAATGGCTTTGAGAGGATTGTTTCACCATTGGCAAAAGACAAAATAAAAGACTAG
- the nirK gene encoding copper-containing nitrite reductase: protein MNYKNISPIKGYFYPLLFILALAFTACTQSQSRNTGAKSYTKDYSKTKVFGEMVAELTAPPHVPPPVGNRPAMKLYMEMEITEEEMEMADGVSYLFWTFGGTVPGSFIRARVGDEVEFKIKNHPDNKLPHNIDLHAVTGQGGGAEASFVAPGHEKTFSFKLINPGLYVYHCATAPVGMHIANGMYGLILVEPEGGLPPVDKEFYVMQGDFYTEGRFGEPGLQPFDMQKAYDERPDYVVFNGSVNGLSGENALQAKAGETIRIFFGNGGPNLASSFHVIGEIFDKVYVDGGDQINSNVGTTLVPAGGAAILEFKADVPSNLVLVDHSIFRAFNKGALGILSVTGEENEKIFAGEIMEGIYLPEGSTIQKMPKDGNDVSPPVTMTKSELIDTGKKIYMQTCFACHQANGEGVANAFPPLANADYLNADVNRSIDALLHGLSGEITVNGKKYNSIMPSQQLKDEEVAAVLTYVYNSWGNNGSEVTPEMVNKRRKK from the coding sequence ATGAACTACAAAAACATTAGCCCAATTAAAGGATATTTCTATCCTTTACTCTTTATATTAGCTTTAGCTTTTACAGCCTGCACCCAAAGCCAGTCTAGGAACACAGGTGCCAAAAGCTACACAAAGGATTACAGCAAAACCAAAGTATTCGGAGAAATGGTAGCAGAACTGACTGCACCTCCCCATGTACCTCCACCTGTTGGAAACAGACCAGCCATGAAACTCTACATGGAAATGGAAATCACCGAAGAGGAAATGGAAATGGCCGATGGGGTATCTTACCTTTTCTGGACATTTGGCGGAACTGTACCAGGATCATTTATCCGCGCTAGGGTTGGTGATGAAGTGGAATTTAAAATCAAAAATCACCCTGATAATAAGCTTCCTCACAATATTGACCTCCACGCGGTGACAGGTCAGGGAGGTGGCGCCGAAGCTTCATTTGTTGCACCAGGCCATGAAAAAACCTTCTCTTTCAAATTGATCAATCCTGGGCTTTATGTATATCACTGTGCTACAGCTCCAGTGGGCATGCACATCGCCAACGGAATGTATGGACTGATTCTCGTAGAACCAGAAGGCGGTTTACCTCCAGTAGACAAAGAGTTCTATGTGATGCAAGGAGACTTTTATACTGAAGGTAGATTTGGAGAACCTGGTTTACAGCCTTTCGACATGCAAAAAGCTTACGACGAAAGACCTGATTATGTGGTATTCAACGGTAGCGTCAATGGGCTCAGCGGAGAAAATGCACTCCAAGCAAAAGCAGGTGAAACCATCAGGATCTTCTTTGGAAACGGTGGCCCTAACCTGGCTTCTTCCTTCCACGTCATCGGAGAAATTTTCGATAAAGTCTATGTAGACGGTGGTGATCAGATCAATTCCAATGTGGGTACTACTTTGGTCCCGGCAGGTGGAGCTGCGATCCTGGAATTCAAAGCTGATGTACCCTCTAACCTTGTCCTCGTAGACCACTCCATTTTCAGGGCATTCAACAAAGGTGCTTTGGGAATCTTAAGTGTAACTGGTGAAGAAAATGAAAAAATCTTTGCCGGAGAAATCATGGAAGGGATCTATCTCCCTGAAGGAAGTACCATTCAGAAAATGCCCAAAGATGGCAATGATGTAAGCCCTCCAGTGACTATGACCAAAAGTGAGCTGATCGATACAGGAAAGAAAATCTACATGCAGACCTGCTTTGCCTGTCACCAAGCCAATGGTGAAGGGGTAGCTAATGCCTTCCCTCCCCTAGCCAATGCCGACTATCTGAATGCTGACGTCAATCGCTCTATAGATGCATTACTTCATGGGCTTTCAGGTGAAATCACAGTAAACGGAAAAAAATACAACAGCATCATGCCTTCCCAGCAGCTCAAGGATGAAGAGGTAGCAGCCGTATTGACTTATGTGTACAACAGCTGGGGGAATAACGGTTCCGAAGTCACCCCTGAAATGGTGAACAAAAGAAGAAAGAAATGA
- a CDS encoding nitric oxide reductase activation protein NorD yields the protein MGLDIDEWVYGRLVRYFKKSRLKAKLEMHQKVDLEVIRPRLTFLARAITGKAIDIYPAEAEGGFKNNNFFLPISFAEFPTWEENLYFYFFRTLYLSAQQDLGYNWTKETDDLILSRQMAEQTAPAVMEKLADEFRIAAQLHDKIKSHFESKTKPGEQADLSLLYGKWMYADPLADVDDSLQNFDDRTKKGKEENPTTTLMAKAVEEVKNLTIDKKQQEDYVLLHNFEKVETAEESNGVWRDFDGKDELEDHQDALEELSMKFTVRVDDPAHSIYQAEFVENTTVSESAERDEKGFHLLYDEWDFKKRIYKPDFCKVYPQTLVKTDLDYYRNTISKHANTLLGLRKILTSVNNKMQQQRRQNQGDEFDIDALTDLFTDVHARKTPAENIYLSKRKKEKDLSILLLLDVSLSSDGYAANNRVIDVEKEVSLLFGEILNEFNIDFSIDSFYSKTRNYSTYLTLKEFDESWNLGKQRIGAVEPQGYTRIGAALRHAGARLDQRKTKNKWVILISDGKPNDYDRYEGKYGIQDIKQALRELNERQIHSYALAIEAQAKYYLPQMFGQNHYQILTTPVELLSSLVKLYERIKHQ from the coding sequence ATGGGACTGGATATAGATGAATGGGTATATGGCAGGTTGGTTCGGTATTTTAAAAAAAGCCGACTGAAAGCCAAATTGGAAATGCACCAGAAGGTGGATTTGGAAGTAATCCGGCCAAGATTGACTTTTTTGGCCAGGGCCATTACCGGGAAAGCAATTGACATTTATCCTGCTGAAGCAGAGGGAGGTTTTAAAAACAATAATTTCTTCCTTCCCATTTCTTTTGCCGAGTTTCCAACTTGGGAAGAAAACCTCTATTTCTATTTTTTTAGAACACTTTATCTGAGCGCACAACAAGACCTAGGCTATAATTGGACTAAGGAAACGGACGATCTGATCCTTTCCCGTCAGATGGCCGAACAGACGGCTCCTGCCGTCATGGAAAAGTTAGCTGATGAGTTTAGGATTGCTGCCCAACTGCATGATAAAATAAAAAGCCATTTTGAGTCCAAGACCAAGCCCGGAGAGCAAGCGGATTTGAGTTTACTTTATGGAAAATGGATGTATGCTGACCCTTTGGCAGATGTAGATGATTCCCTTCAGAATTTTGACGATCGAACCAAAAAGGGCAAAGAAGAAAATCCAACAACCACATTGATGGCCAAAGCGGTGGAGGAAGTAAAAAACCTCACCATCGATAAAAAACAGCAGGAAGACTATGTTTTACTGCACAACTTTGAAAAGGTGGAAACGGCTGAAGAATCCAATGGGGTTTGGCGGGATTTTGATGGCAAAGACGAGTTGGAAGACCATCAGGATGCATTGGAAGAGTTGAGCATGAAATTTACTGTCAGGGTGGATGACCCTGCGCATTCGATTTATCAGGCAGAATTTGTAGAAAATACTACCGTCTCTGAAAGTGCTGAGCGGGATGAAAAAGGCTTCCATTTGCTTTATGATGAATGGGATTTTAAAAAGCGGATTTATAAACCTGATTTTTGTAAAGTGTATCCCCAAACTTTGGTGAAAACTGATTTGGACTATTACCGAAATACCATTTCCAAGCATGCAAATACCTTGTTGGGTTTACGTAAAATACTTACTTCCGTCAACAACAAAATGCAGCAGCAGCGCAGGCAGAATCAAGGGGATGAGTTTGATATAGATGCTTTGACGGATTTATTTACAGATGTACATGCCCGGAAAACCCCTGCTGAAAATATTTATCTCTCCAAAAGGAAAAAAGAGAAGGACCTTTCCATATTACTTCTTTTGGACGTGAGTTTATCCAGCGATGGTTATGCTGCCAATAATCGGGTGATTGACGTGGAAAAAGAAGTCTCCCTTCTTTTCGGAGAGATTTTGAATGAATTTAATATCGATTTTTCCATTGATAGTTTTTATTCCAAAACCAGAAATTACTCCACGTACCTTACCCTTAAGGAATTTGACGAAAGCTGGAATTTAGGCAAACAAAGAATTGGGGCGGTCGAACCTCAAGGCTATACCAGAATTGGGGCTGCACTGCGTCATGCCGGTGCCAGGCTAGATCAACGGAAGACCAAAAACAAATGGGTAATCCTGATATCAGATGGCAAGCCCAACGATTATGACCGATATGAAGGGAAATACGGCATTCAGGACATCAAGCAGGCACTACGCGAACTGAATGAGAGGCAGATACATTCCTATGCCCTTGCCATTGAAGCCCAAGCCAAATACTACCTGCCTCAGATGTTTGGACAAAATCATTATCAGATTCTGACCACACCAGTGGAGTTGTTAAGCTCACTGGTCAAGTTGTACGAAAGGATTAAACACCAGTAA
- a CDS encoding SCO family protein codes for MRYFSLILLSFFLFSCQENTQIEQSENMEETMDDLSIYQLPSEWNTQDGQTIEFKDLKGKPLVVVMIYTACRTACPRLVADMRMIEERVSSKKMKDIQYVMVSIDPINDTPEKLKQFAKDNQMEGPEWLFLQGTEDGVRDFANIMAVKYKQINPIDFSHSNIISVFDRQGVMKYQKEGLGLVNEEIVNKIVAVAKN; via the coding sequence ATGCGTTACTTCAGCCTTATACTTCTATCTTTTTTCCTTTTCTCTTGTCAGGAAAACACCCAAATAGAACAATCTGAAAATATGGAAGAGACCATGGATGACCTCTCTATTTATCAGCTTCCTTCTGAATGGAATACCCAGGATGGCCAGACCATCGAGTTCAAAGACCTCAAAGGAAAACCATTGGTCGTAGTGATGATCTATACGGCCTGTAGAACAGCCTGTCCTAGATTGGTAGCAGATATGCGCATGATCGAGGAAAGAGTTTCATCCAAAAAAATGAAAGATATCCAATACGTGATGGTCAGTATTGACCCTATCAATGATACCCCTGAAAAACTAAAGCAATTTGCCAAGGACAACCAAATGGAAGGCCCGGAATGGCTTTTCCTACAAGGCACCGAAGATGGCGTGAGGGATTTTGCCAATATCATGGCCGTCAAGTACAAACAAATCAATCCCATAGATTTTTCCCATTCCAACATCATCTCCGTTTTTGACCGTCAAGGAGTCATGAAGTACCAAAAAGAAGGGCTTGGATTGGTCAATGAGGAGATCGTAAACAAGATTGTGGCTGTGGCAAAAAATTAG
- a CDS encoding cytochrome c oxidase subunit 3, which translates to MDIKIHAINHRDISYPPGGILLWIIIILELVTFGLGIGGLVYYGNLELELFHTSRLMLNAPLGMLNTLVLLVSGYFMADTVAKLKSWELESSKRSLLLTMLGGLVFVGLKSWEYYEKLSSDIEMADNMFFTFYWLLTGFHLAHVLVGLVILLVIWINMKSKSMAVELADVESGAAFWHMCDLIWLLLFPSLYLVF; encoded by the coding sequence ATGGATATAAAAATACATGCCATAAACCATAGAGACATTTCTTATCCCCCAGGTGGAATCCTGTTATGGATTATCATCATATTGGAATTGGTCACTTTTGGTTTGGGGATTGGAGGTTTGGTTTATTATGGAAATTTAGAGCTGGAACTTTTTCATACATCCAGATTAATGCTCAATGCGCCGCTGGGAATGCTGAATACCTTGGTACTATTAGTGAGTGGATATTTTATGGCCGATACTGTTGCCAAGTTGAAATCTTGGGAGCTGGAATCTTCTAAGAGGAGTCTTTTGTTGACCATGCTTGGCGGCCTGGTATTCGTAGGTCTGAAAAGCTGGGAATATTATGAAAAGCTTTCATCAGACATAGAAATGGCAGATAATATGTTTTTTACTTTTTATTGGCTACTGACAGGTTTTCATTTGGCGCATGTGCTCGTGGGTTTGGTGATTTTGCTGGTAATCTGGATCAATATGAAAAGTAAATCTATGGCAGTAGAGCTGGCTGATGTTGAGTCTGGAGCTGCATTTTGGCATATGTGTGACCTGATATGGTTGTTGCTTTTCCCGTCACTTTATCTTGTGTTTTGA
- a CDS encoding Crp/Fnr family transcriptional regulator, which translates to MEVNCKVCITSSCLVKNCSEEWLDKLSLAKNSPIYPKGQFIFMEGSLVMGAYFILKGKVKVISSSLDGKEHTVRLAREGHMLGHTAIDMEKYSIGAVTLTDSQVCFIDNRTLQDAFIENPKFTFEVMRFYSRELRKSEIRTKCLALMNNEEKVILGLLYIADNYLPDPNDNQVEINLSRQEIAQIIGTNSEQVSRVLSSLKKDGLIGTHERAILLCDIRKLKEVISHYAFATQY; encoded by the coding sequence ATGGAAGTCAATTGTAAAGTATGTATAACTTCTTCTTGCCTTGTAAAAAATTGTAGCGAGGAGTGGCTGGATAAATTGTCTCTTGCCAAAAACTCACCTATTTACCCCAAAGGGCAGTTTATTTTTATGGAAGGGAGTTTGGTGATGGGTGCTTATTTTATTCTGAAAGGAAAAGTAAAAGTTATCAGTTCAAGCTTGGATGGCAAAGAACATACCGTCCGATTGGCACGAGAAGGCCATATGCTGGGCCATACAGCCATAGATATGGAAAAATACAGTATTGGTGCTGTCACCCTGACAGATTCTCAGGTTTGCTTTATTGATAATCGAACTTTGCAGGATGCATTTATTGAGAATCCCAAATTCACTTTTGAGGTGATGCGGTTTTATTCAAGAGAGTTAAGAAAAAGTGAAATCAGAACTAAGTGTCTTGCCTTGATGAACAATGAAGAGAAGGTAATTTTAGGTTTATTGTACATAGCTGACAATTACTTACCCGATCCAAATGATAATCAGGTAGAGATCAATCTCAGCAGACAGGAAATTGCCCAGATCATAGGTACCAATTCCGAACAGGTCAGCAGGGTTCTTTCTTCTCTCAAAAAAGATGGCCTGATAGGAACCCATGAAAGGGCAATTTTGCTCTGTGATATCCGAAAACTGAAAGAAGTTATCAGCCACTATGCTTTTGCAACACAATATTAA
- a CDS encoding cbb3-type cytochrome c oxidase subunit I, producing the protein MRDSTPIIGAGYDHCKQKNKHMKYKSQQVAYWFFALCMLLFALQIVYGFIMGFARIGMDGLHDWIPFNTARAVHTNLLVVWLLTGFMGAAYYIIPEEAQRELVSVKLAYVQLISLAVVGVAAITGYHFNIWEGRKFLEIPRELDYLVVVNVLLFLGIILATLFKGKRQTTTALVMTMGLVFAALLYLPGMIWFDSQVTDSFFRWWVVHLWVEGVWELIMGGILAFLLIKLTGVDREVIEKWLYVIVGLTFLSGILGTGHHYYYIGVNKIWLVVGGVFSALEPLAFLAMALFAVYMYRKGEKNHPNKIALFWTIGAAIVSFIGAGLLGFAHTLPQTNLYTHGTLVTAMHGHYAFWGAYVMIVLAIISYAMPNITGRKRHDKTNGHLAFWLSNIGMLGMVVALGVAGVVQVYLERRLSMDFMVAQEEVKIHFVVMLLCATMFATGIGIYIYEFIKYGRPTDEALTKNEEAVLVS; encoded by the coding sequence ATGCGAGATTCCACCCCGATTATCGGGGCAGGTTATGACCATTGTAAACAAAAAAACAAACACATGAAATATAAATCACAACAGGTAGCCTACTGGTTTTTTGCCTTATGTATGCTGCTCTTCGCTCTACAGATCGTCTATGGATTTATCATGGGATTTGCCAGAATCGGCATGGATGGACTCCATGACTGGATTCCCTTCAATACCGCGAGGGCGGTTCATACCAATTTATTGGTTGTTTGGTTGCTGACCGGATTTATGGGTGCAGCATATTACATCATTCCGGAAGAAGCCCAAAGGGAACTCGTCAGTGTAAAACTGGCTTACGTGCAGCTGATTTCTCTGGCTGTGGTTGGGGTGGCTGCCATCACAGGTTACCACTTTAATATTTGGGAGGGAAGGAAATTTCTGGAAATTCCACGTGAATTGGATTATCTGGTAGTCGTCAATGTACTGCTCTTTTTAGGGATCATACTAGCTACTTTGTTTAAAGGGAAAAGGCAGACTACTACAGCATTGGTCATGACCATGGGGCTGGTATTTGCTGCGCTTTTGTATCTTCCTGGAATGATCTGGTTTGATTCACAGGTGACTGACTCCTTTTTTAGATGGTGGGTAGTTCATCTTTGGGTAGAGGGTGTTTGGGAACTGATCATGGGCGGAATATTAGCCTTCCTTCTGATCAAATTGACAGGGGTAGATAGGGAAGTCATTGAAAAATGGCTTTATGTGATTGTTGGTTTGACCTTCCTGTCAGGAATTCTTGGTACAGGTCATCACTATTATTACATCGGTGTCAACAAAATCTGGTTGGTCGTAGGGGGAGTATTCTCTGCCTTGGAGCCACTTGCATTCTTGGCCATGGCCTTGTTTGCAGTCTATATGTACCGCAAAGGTGAGAAAAACCACCCCAACAAAATAGCCCTTTTCTGGACTATCGGAGCGGCTATTGTTTCTTTTATCGGTGCAGGGTTGCTGGGCTTTGCCCATACACTTCCTCAGACCAATCTCTACACCCACGGTACTTTGGTAACGGCTATGCATGGGCATTATGCTTTCTGGGGTGCTTATGTGATGATTGTATTGGCCATCATCAGTTATGCCATGCCTAATATCACCGGCAGAAAACGACATGACAAAACCAACGGGCATCTTGCTTTCTGGCTGTCAAATATCGGTATGCTCGGGATGGTGGTAGCACTTGGAGTTGCAGGTGTAGTACAAGTCTATCTGGAAAGAAGACTCAGCATGGATTTTATGGTGGCTCAGGAAGAAGTCAAAATCCACTTTGTGGTCATGCTGCTTTGTGCTACCATGTTTGCAACCGGAATCGGAATCTATATTTATGAATTTATCAAATATGGTAGGCCTACTGATGAAGCACTAACCAAAAATGAAGAAGCTGTTTTGGTTAGTTAA
- a CDS encoding CbbQ/NirQ/NorQ/GpvN family protein, whose amino-acid sequence MVIEAPYYHQTHQESEVFLQTFQNRMPLLLKGPTGSGKSRFVEYMAHTTGQKLITISCHEETSSTDLIGRFIIKGAETVWIDGPLTTAVREGAILYLDEVAEARPDVIVAIHSLTDHRRELFIDKLGETVKAHENFMLIASFNPGYQRGFKELKPSTRQRFVALSFGYPTAKIETEILVNETGVEQDIAKKLVAIGGKIRNLTELGLTETVSTRLLVDAAKLINSGLPKRLACHVAIVEPLSDDAQTIESMKDLVDLMI is encoded by the coding sequence ATGGTCATCGAAGCACCTTATTATCATCAGACACATCAGGAATCGGAGGTTTTTTTACAAACCTTCCAAAACCGCATGCCTTTACTGCTAAAAGGGCCAACAGGAAGTGGGAAATCCCGGTTTGTGGAATATATGGCCCACACAACAGGTCAGAAACTGATCACTATTTCCTGCCATGAAGAAACATCCTCTACGGATTTGATAGGTAGGTTTATTATCAAAGGAGCTGAAACGGTATGGATAGATGGCCCACTGACCACCGCTGTTAGAGAAGGAGCCATCCTTTACCTGGATGAAGTGGCAGAGGCCCGGCCCGATGTGATTGTTGCGATCCATTCTTTGACAGACCATAGAAGAGAGCTGTTTATAGATAAATTGGGAGAGACGGTAAAAGCGCACGAAAACTTTATGTTGATTGCTTCCTTCAATCCAGGTTACCAAAGAGGTTTCAAAGAGCTGAAACCTTCCACAAGGCAACGTTTTGTGGCTTTGAGCTTTGGTTATCCAACAGCAAAAATTGAAACAGAAATTCTTGTCAACGAAACTGGAGTGGAGCAGGATATTGCCAAAAAGCTGGTGGCTATAGGTGGTAAAATCCGGAATCTTACCGAATTGGGTTTGACAGAAACGGTTTCTACCCGCTTGTTGGTGGATGCGGCTAAACTGATCAATAGTGGTCTACCCAAGAGGCTTGCCTGTCATGTGGCGATTGTCGAACCCCTTAGCGATGATGCACAGACCATTGAGTCTATGAAGGATTTGGTGGATTTGATGATATGA
- a CDS encoding SH3 domain-containing protein has protein sequence MYVSSTVGANLRNGPGTDYNVISTVGYNNQVKVVGNEGSWKRVEYNGNTGYISSSLLSEKQGRSSQNNSSYSNRGS, from the coding sequence ATGTATGTCAGCTCCACTGTTGGAGCAAACTTAAGAAATGGGCCTGGAACTGATTACAATGTGATCAGTACAGTTGGGTACAACAATCAGGTAAAAGTAGTCGGGAATGAAGGTTCCTGGAAAAGAGTCGAATACAATGGGAATACAGGGTATATCAGCTCTTCTCTGCTTAGCGAAAAGCAAGGCAGGTCCTCTCAAAATAATTCATCTTATTCGAATAGGGGCAGTTGA
- a CDS encoding GxxExxY protein, whose amino-acid sequence MEIKQEFFPLAGDTEIIIGLAIEVHKTLGMGFLEVVYMDALEYEFNRNNIFYEREKMYDVPYKTVILPHKFFADFVVFDSVILEIKAKSSIANEDMAQTINYLKCSGCEVGLILNFGKVKLDIKRVLL is encoded by the coding sequence ATGGAAATTAAGCAAGAATTTTTCCCTCTAGCAGGGGACACTGAAATTATCATTGGATTGGCAATCGAGGTACACAAGACATTGGGGATGGGGTTTTTGGAGGTGGTTTATATGGATGCTTTGGAGTATGAATTCAACAGGAACAACATTTTCTATGAGCGAGAAAAAATGTATGATGTCCCGTATAAGACAGTGATTTTGCCCCATAAGTTTTTTGCCGATTTTGTTGTTTTTGATTCTGTGATTTTGGAAATCAAAGCCAAAAGTTCAATTGCCAATGAAGATATGGCTCAAACGATCAATTACTTGAAATGCTCAGGATGTGAAGTTGGGTTGATTCTTAATTTTGGGAAGGTAAAGTTGGATATTAAAAGGGTATTGCTTTGA
- a CDS encoding formylglycine-generating enzyme family protein encodes MRKLILLMAGFFLISNASAQNNQMALIEGGNYTPLYGVGEQPETAVGDFYLDKHPVTYADFQEFVRNHSKWQKSNVTKLFADNRYLSNWENDLKAPANLMDKPVTMVSWFAAKAYCECQGKRLPTVDEWEYAAMASTSKRDARSDSLYNVSILRSYEQPKTYMKTVGNSEANYWGVQDMHGMVWEWTQDFNSIILTGESRNNGNTDAGLFCAAGAIGAKDMMNYAAFMRFAMRSSLKANFSLTTLGFRCAKDAGPQNQLTFK; translated from the coding sequence ATGAGAAAGTTAATCTTACTGATGGCAGGCTTTTTTCTGATCAGCAATGCCTCAGCCCAAAATAATCAAATGGCTCTGATAGAAGGGGGGAATTATACTCCCCTCTACGGAGTAGGTGAACAGCCCGAAACTGCTGTGGGGGACTTCTATTTGGACAAACACCCTGTCACCTATGCGGACTTTCAGGAATTTGTCCGAAATCACTCCAAATGGCAAAAATCCAATGTCACCAAGTTATTTGCTGACAACAGGTATTTGTCCAACTGGGAAAATGACCTGAAAGCGCCTGCCAATCTGATGGACAAGCCTGTCACTATGGTATCTTGGTTTGCTGCCAAAGCTTACTGCGAGTGTCAGGGAAAAAGACTTCCTACAGTGGATGAATGGGAATATGCTGCCATGGCCTCAACTTCCAAAAGAGATGCCCGCTCAGACAGCCTCTATAATGTATCCATACTCAGAAGCTACGAACAACCCAAAACCTACATGAAAACCGTAGGGAACTCTGAAGCCAATTACTGGGGAGTCCAAGACATGCATGGCATGGTCTGGGAATGGACTCAGGACTTCAATTCCATCATCCTGACCGGAGAATCCAGAAACAACGGCAACACAGATGCAGGATTATTCTGCGCCGCAGGTGCTATCGGTGCCAAAGACATGATGAATTACGCAGCATTTATGCGCTTTGCCATGCGCTCCAGCCTGAAGGCCAACTTCTCCCTCACAACTCTGGGGTTCAGATGTGCCAAAGATGCCGGCCCACAAAATCAACTCACATTTAAATAA